Genomic window (Candidatus Polarisedimenticolia bacterium):
GCGCGGACCGTCAGCTCTTGCCGAGCGTCAGGCGGTCCTTGATGCGATCGAAGGTCTTCTCTCCGATCCCGCGGACATTCAGGATGTCCTCGACCTTCTTGAACGGGCCGTTCTTCTGCCGGTACTCGACGATCCTCTCGGCGTACGCCTTGCCGATCCCCGGCAGCGTCACCAGCTCGTCGACGCCGGCCGAATTGATGTTCACCATCGCGGCCGGCGCCGCGGACGATGCGCCGCTGGCCGCTGCCGGAGCGACCGACAGGGCCGCCATGGCGAGCGCCAGGACCGTGGCCAGGAACTGCGGACTCCTTCGTGTCATGGGACCTCCCTTCGTGAGAGAAAATCTTGGGGGAGGGGGGATCGTCGGATCCCCCACCCGCGTCGTGGAAAGGGATGGACCTCTCGGTTGGAGAGCCGATCGGTTGATGTGGTCCACTCCCAAACTCCCCCAAGCTCATGAATTCGCTCCACGCGCGATTCCGACGGGAGCGGCGTGCTGCAGGGCGCATGCCACCCGTTG
Coding sequences:
- a CDS encoding helix-hairpin-helix domain-containing protein, with the protein product MTRRSPQFLATVLALAMAALSVAPAAASGASSAAPAAMVNINSAGVDELVTLPGIGKAYAERIVEYRQKNGPFKKVEDILNVRGIGEKTFDRIKDRLTLGKS